A window from Plasmodium chabaudi chabaudi strain AS genome assembly, chromosome: 11 encodes these proteins:
- a CDS encoding MMS19-like protein, putative yields MDEVEKLIEEYISPEQAMFRYGKEKKIELIYEKNKDKEEKKIRNEILKKLVDFIENDSKKDEEKTEKREENDCTSSAITTSVECKNDMTCSEKKGLIDQKKKNKKLIDIIMYLKKYNFCNENIKRGTSVNLISQLFEEIYFIELEIEYFRAIVHFFIKKIEDWHCINGVLNFFLIIFDRYKDKIEEMRYCDEITEEYKELFISKNKKGKHNMNNTNDKNKIMGSENEEINENTISNYYNNYNSENESNESWRSSCEGQHERYNRRDNDFEESENEEESEDEKIKENNTCIVYKIMKTIFKHVFAPSYLQIVRLKYYKIILISLEHFKNEIQNIPNFINKIQVQLEGESDPRNILVLFDIIYILCNKYILPLSDNSPMINIYDGVDNAENAENEEVKKEHASGIFSWEKENEYLKSLIDIAFYYFPIEFINNDGRYDCVSEKDLQDSFIKCLKSNKRLGSYIIVNILDHFYNSENEEISEKNLKNILETLKICVPFYGSDCCSQYITTVLGLIELECIENNNDENMINYLIEILLIFINLLNKENNNKKKYNLFNKYFISTFKKYQTYIILHRCMYEGIDYDMSNFVNLENNDIFSNTDSKEYISSFFLKNKDEEKGEENMCELDNDLQTTVDKKFDIFSNDIHDSDLLYDWDVSEDDLNIGNGEEYGKYEYDKMEGSENSDKNILSILKEKNEIDKMNEQKEKEKKKNKIKVDKFYVIEKILTPIASSNTYIFLSILKLIIIPIIKECYCMIKILNHQNGKEKEKEKIWNLFVIYIKFVDSLIEKSVKIDEVVSLRISFIYEIYTLINMLNDGKDDIFYNHHNSGLQIFNIFTNFLCMHNIGSEKSQEKKQINYFSNEIKTVNDYNQIYNWEYLLFYKSLLSFFYIIEFHPFKVRDQIVMSYKKGKKKTEEKERVKYEEISMNSFEFIDIWRKGIIKEHINYVNDIKENNENILNNNKNYKKNDLFYFLILINKIIKYKYKHIQNYVHFILFNLSFFIIKLYYSESKNYQIYKNWLAIFYEVNINYMIFLTTNISSFILKHFYNYVNRMKNIFLKLHHSDSIHDISQDLINTDLKENDIFLDSPNDNTNNEEPYCFYMTSSNIESKKSNVDPSEDKLTKFPDYSSSIEDFRNFIKECGKNDMLSKQRMLIYGSKSVPNLFHEVDSKMEGNTFDSKMNKTKAQTENRLIKIVINEKVKKENIISFYFSFLLHICYFYAHCLYEKGVGLYENDSKVETIQNIKDDKNEIRNKVRNIYEGKEELYSSYMYVNIFEIVELCIKYIYEEKIVRDIFIDALNKKKKLFCETNKYGCINLINDNEDLCYYSTYINVLKNYIKLNEIKNVKIINIVISMLEDDQNDDLKDCILSFLNKFFFFTKILNIEMNSFLYLLNEIVSMYNLNYRHHKDEIICDDNFQNIKKNKILSTYLYNKAKNWINHIFIFLNNDKKTKFLKNIIINSVNPNQAPKEKYDIIPIQDNYIFTEGFKNVKDLLLCSNPSLLLFIPYVVSSHIYIEEEYTNLLLKLCIYIFLFNIYKESMGSKNEETLDDGVEHANILMEYKIENSSIYLKGDIQNIFDEEDIKKSLNKINLELFKNLYKSSLTIISVILAHSCINKEDALNFVYQHFDKIQYLNLSTKSSLLYKNIIDQYTEIYKSFIHIKKGEKFDEQNNNFFIFLTKLFEVNTSQVYQSNDFLFFLFDQIYFINNNTEMDTSFYQHIEKCDGEIRIVGTSYLKGGDKEKGKQLLMINNDNVNDNNAVRYNWECLEKVERDSNKSDLPKTYIIRLTNLKNIISKKNKILENGKDECFYLNCHFFFSIYQIFQTFYDLTFYIKNSEQNDMEENLENLYKNMNSKDEKCTYIIFYFHYMSYIYEKIYHSIHQIDTNTFFEEHNYNKIYFIKSIEFFKSYKTILINFMYTLYNYLYFIQLTNKYITITEFLFMLNDWDVSIKNILPYDFVKENENVIKYVNHYCLNDKICQGQELGTSSSLGGHEDENCENILQILRYNKKENRNKYNCKYISLIHIMSIFLLNMPIEEVLTNHYNVMKLSILKGINKVANFFINKSGYLYNNKRYINNVLRKNINIVKDIFSDTTKNYKNEEKRILVKKIISLNILCCLRLLYLIFKLLNYFLKYENKNGSINIESCEDKKKGSLNKYLQFLLSYKNIIIKSVMKIMISVPFGLIRYLCVCIFYLLSFYNYQSFLSYSIIQDINWNLSVASNDPHKNVRKIVMLCRSRWM; encoded by the exons atggatgaAGTGGAAAAGTTGATAGAGGAATACATTTCACCTGAACAGGCAATGTTCCGTTatggaaaagaaaaaaaaatagaactaatttacgaaaaaaataaagataaagaagaaaaaaaaataagaaatgaGATACTAAAAAAGCTAGTTGattttatagaaaatgaCTCAAAAAAGGATGAAGAGAAAACAGAAAAACGTGAAGAGAATGACTGCACATCCAGTGCAATAACTACCAGTGTAGAGTGTAAAAATGACATGACCtgttcagaaaaaaaagggTTAATTgatcagaaaaaaaaaaataaaaagctaATTGAcattattatgtatttaaaGAAATACAACTTTTgcaatgaaaatataaaaagaggGACATCAGTAAATTTAATTTCTCAATTATttgaagaaatatattttatagaattagaaatagaatattttagagctattgttcatttttttattaaaaaaattgaagatTGGCATTGCATAAATGGcgttttaaatttttttttaattatttttgatcGATATAAAGACAAAATCGAAGAAATGCGATACTGTGATGAGATTACGGAAGAATATAaggaattatttatttcaaaaaataaaaaagggaaacataatatgaataatactaatgataaaaataaaataatgggtagcgaaaatgaagaaataaatgaaaatacaatatcaaattattataacaatTATAATAGTGAAAACGAAAGTAATGAATCCTGGAGAAGTAGTTGTGAGGGTCAACATGAAAGATATAATAGACGAGACAACGATTTTGAAGAATCcgaaaatgaagaagaatctgaagatgaaaaaattaaagagaATAATACTTgtattgtttataaaattatgaaaacaatatttaagCATGTATTTGCACCAAGTTATTTACAAATAGTAAGactaaaatattataaaataattttaatatcgctagaacattttaaaaatgaaatacaaaatattccaaactttattaataaaatacaagTACAATTAGAAGGTGAATCTGATCCTAGAAATATTTTGGTTCTATTTGacatcatatatatattatgcaaCAAGTATATATTACCTCTTAGTGACAACTCGCCAATGATAAACATTTACGACGGCGTTGACAATGCAGAAAATGCTGAGAATGAAGAAGTTAAGAAAGAACACGCTAGCGGCATATTTTCATgggaaaaagaaaatgaatatttaaaatcatTGATAGATATAGCATTTTATTACTTCCCTATCGAATTTATCAACAACGATGGGCGGTATGATTGTGTAAGTGAAAAGGATTTACAAgattcttttataaaatgtttgaaatcaaataaaaggTTGGGAAGttatataattgtaaaCATATTAgaccatttttataattcagaaaatgaagaaatcagtgaaaaaaatttaaaaaacattttagaAACTTTAAAGATATGCGTTCCATTTTATGGATCCGATTGTTGTTCTCAATATATAACTACCGTTTTAGGATTAATAGAATTAGAAtgtattgaaaataataatgatgaaaatatgattaaCTATTTAATTGAGATCctgttaatatttataaatttattaaataaagaaaataataataaaaaaaagtataatttatttaataaatattttataagcacttttaagaaatatcaaacatatataatattacataGATGTATGTATGAAGGAATAGATTATGATATGTccaattttgtaaatttagAAAACAATGACATATTTTCAAACACGGATAGTAAGGAGTATATAAGtagtttttttcttaaaaacAAAGATGAAGAGAAAGgtgaagaaaatatgtGCGAACTTGATAATGATCTACAAACAACAGTAGACAAAAAGTTTgacatattttcaaatgaCATTCATGATAGTGACTTGCTATATGATTGGGACGTTTCAGAAGATGATCTAAATATTGGAAACGGTGAAgaatatggaaaatatgaatatgataaaatggAGGGAAGTGAAAAtagtgataaaaatattttatctatattaaaagaaaaaaatgagattgataaaatgaatgaacaaaaagaaaaagaaaaaaaaaaaaataaaataaaggtAGATAAGTTTTAtgtaattgaaaaaatattaactcCTATTGCAAGTAGTAATACATACATCTTTTTGTCGATCCTAAAGTTGATAATTATTCCGATTATTAAAGAATGCTATTGTATgattaaaattttgaatcATCAAAATGGGAAAGAAAAAGagaaggaaaaaatatggaacTTATttgtgatatatataaaatttgtagATAGCTTGATAGAGAAAAGTGTCAAAATTGATGAAGTAGTATCACTAAGAATTAGTTtcatatatgaaatatatacactAATAAACATGCTTAACGATGGAAAAGATGACATATTTTACAACCATCATAATAGTGGGctacaaatttttaatatttttacaaactTTTTATGTATGCACAATATTGGAAGTGAAAAAAGTCAGGAAAAGAAGCAGATCAACTATTTCTCAaacgaaataaaaacagTAAATGATTATAACCAGATTTACAATTGGGAATATTtgctattttataaatcgTTGTTATCCTTTTTCTATATCATTGAATTTCATCCCTTTAAAGTTCGAGACCAAATTGTGATGTCTTACAAgaagggaaaaaaaaagacagaGGAAAAAGAACGTGTCaaatatgaagaaataaGTATGAACAGTTTTGAATTTATTGATATATGGAGAAAAGGAATAATTAAAGagcatataaattatgttaatgatattaaagaaaataatgaaaacattttaaataataataaaaattataaaaaaaatgatttattttattttttaattttaataaataaaataattaaatataaatataaacatatacaaaattatgtccattttattttgtttaatttgtctttttttattataaaattatattattcggaaagtaaaaattatcaaatttataaaaattggctagccattttttatgaagttaacataaattatatgatttttcTAACAACCAACATatcttcatttattttgaaacatttttataattatgtaaatagaatgaaaaatattttcttaaaaCTTCATCACTCAGACTCTATACATGATATTTCACAAGACTTGATAAATACAGATTTAAAGGAAAACGACATATTTTTAGATTCCCCAAATGATAACACCAATAATGAAGAACCTTACTGCTTTTATATGACCAGCTCAAATATtgaatcaaaaaaaagtaatgtAGACCCTTCAGAAGATAAACTTACAAAATTTCCAGATTACTCATCATCGATTGAAGACTTtagaaattttataaaagagTGTGGCAAAAATGATATGCTTTCCAAACAAAGGATGCTTATCTATGGTTCTAAATCGGTTCCCAACCTATTTCATGAAGTAGATAGCAAAATGGAGGGGAATACATTCGAttcaaaaatgaataaaacaaaGGCGCAGACTGAAAATagattaataaaaattgtaataaatgaaaaagtaaaaaaagaaaatattatttctttttatttttcctttCTTCTTCATATATGCTATTTTTATGCACATTGCCTTTATGAAAAAGGTGTTGGTTTATATGAGAATGATTCAAAAGTTGAAacaatacaaaatattaaggatgataaaaatgaaattcgTAATAAagtaagaaatatatatgaaggTAAAGAAGAGTTATATAGTTCCTATATGTATGTAAACATTTTTGAAATCGTTgaattatgtataaaatatatatatgaagaaaaaatagtaagagatatatttatagatgctttaaataaaaaaaaaaaattattttgtgaaACTAATAAGTATGGATGTATCAACCTGattaatgataatgaagatttatgttattattcaacttatataaatgttttaaaaaattatatcaaattaaatgaaattaagaatgtaaaaattattaatattgttaTAAGTATGCTTGAAGATGATCAAAACGATGACTTAAAGGATTGTATTTTgagttttttaaataagttctttttttttacaaaaatattaaatatagaaatgaattcatttttatatctacTAAATGAAATTGTGTCGATGTATAATCTGAATTATAGACACCACAAAGATGAAATAATCTGTGATGacaattttcaaaatattaaaaaaaataaaatattatcaacctatttatataataaggCAAAAAATTGGATCaatcacatttttatattccttaataatgataaaaaaacaaaatttttaaaaaatattattattaattctGTAAATCCAAATCAAGCACCTAAAGAGAAGTATGATATAATACCCATACAAGataattacatttttactGAAGggtttaaaaatgttaaggACCTATTATTATGTAGTAATCCATCTCTGTTATTATTCATTCCTTATGTTGTATCAtctcatatatatatagaggAAGAATATACCAACTTACTTTTAAAgttgtgtatatatatatttttgtttaatatatataaagaaagtATGGGAAGTAAGAATGAAGAGACTTTGGATGATGGGGTGGAACATGCCAATATTTTGAtggaatataaaattgaaaatagttctatatatttaaaaggcgatattcaaaatatatttgatgaagaagatattaaaaaaagtttaaataaaattaatttggaattatttaaaaatttatataaatctaGTTTAACAATTATATCAGTTATACTTGCACACagttgtataaataaagaggatgctttaaattttgtttatcaacattttgataaaatacaatatttaaatttatctaCAAAAAGTTCATTActctataaaaatatcattgATCAATATACagaaatttataaatcatttatacatattaaaaaaggtgaaaaatttgatgaacaaaataataatttttttatttttttgactAAACTGTTTGAAGTTAACACTAGCCAAGTTTATCAAAGTAAtgattttctattttttttgtttgatcaaatttattttattaataataatacagaAATGGACACATCATTTTATCAGCATATCGAAAAGTGTGATGGTGAAATTCGTATAGTAGGGACATCCTATCTCAAAGGGGGCGATAAAGAAAAGGGTAAGCAACTTTTGatgataaataatgataatgtaaatgataataatgcGGTACGATATAATTGGGAATGCTTAGAAAAAGTAGAAAGAGACTCCAATAAATCAGATTTACCTAAAACATACATTATTAGGTTaacaaatttgaaaaatataatttcaaaaaaaaacaaaattttagaaaatggCAAGGATGAATGCTTTTATTTGAACTgccattttttcttttctatttatcaaatatttcaaaCCTTTTATGATctaactttttatattaaaaatagtgaGCAAAATGATATGGAAGAAAATcttgaaaatttatataaaaatatgaacagcAAGGACGAAAaatgcacatatataattttttattttcattatatgtcttatatatatgaaaagaTATATCATAGTATACACCAGATTGACacaaatacattttttgaagaacataattataataaaatatattttataaaaagtatagaattttttaaatcctataaaacaatattaattaattttatgtatacattatataattatttatattttattcagctaactaataaatatattactatcacagaatttttgtttatgcTTAATGATTGGGATGtgtctataaaaaatatattaccatatgattttgtaaaagaaaatgaaaatgttataaaatatgttaatcattattgtttaaatgataaaatatgtcaAGGTCAGGAGTTGGGTACTAGTTCCTCTTTAGGGGGTCATGAAGATGaaaattgtgaaaatattttgcaaattttgagatataataaaaaagaaaatcgtaataaatataattgtaaatatattagtcttatacatataatgtctatttttttattaaacatGCCTATTGAAGAAGTGCTAACAAATCATTACAACGTTATGAAATTATCAATTTTAAAgggaataaataaagttgcaaacttttttattaacaagtcaggttatttatataataataaaagatatataaataatgtgttaaggaaaaatattaacattgttaaggatatattttctgatacaactaaaaattataaaaatgaagaaaaacgaattttagtaaaaaaaattatatcattaaatatattatgctgTTTACGTTTACTATATCTTATATTTAaacttttaaattattttttaaaatatgaaaataaaaatggaagcATAAATATTGAATCGTGTGAAGATAAAAAGAAAGgttctttaaataaatatttacaatttttgttatcatataaaaatataataattaagtcagtgatgaaaataatgatttcTGTTCCTTTTGGATTAATTAGATATCTTTgtgtttgtattttttatcttctttccttttataattatcagTCTTTCCTATCTTATTCCATAATCCAGGAT ATAAATTGGAACTTATCCGTAGCCTCAAACGACCCACATAAAAACGTTCGAAAAATCGTAATGTTGTGCAGATCGAGATGGatgtaa